In Wenyingzhuangia fucanilytica, the following are encoded in one genomic region:
- a CDS encoding homoserine kinase, whose translation MKEIKLFCPGTIANVSCGFDVLGLCLDTTGDEMIIRKVDTPGVKITKIVGQDLPLATEKNVAGVAVLAMLEKLNNTTDGFEIEIYKNIKPGSGIGSSAASSTGAVYGVNELLGKPFNNHDLIEFAMKGEELASGVPHADNVAPALLGGFTLVRSTTPLDVIKLNTPSLLYATVIHPQIEVKTADARQILKSKLRLKTAITQWGNIGALVSALYTEDYDLLSRSLHDEIVEPIRSILIPAFDKVKEECKNAGALGSGISGSGPSIFALSKGEETAHKVAEAMKAVYDKVGVSYDIHISKINDQGIKILES comes from the coding sequence ATGAAAGAAATAAAATTATTTTGCCCAGGTACTATTGCCAATGTTTCATGTGGATTTGATGTATTAGGACTTTGTTTAGATACTACTGGAGATGAAATGATCATCCGTAAAGTAGATACTCCTGGTGTTAAAATCACTAAAATTGTAGGTCAAGATTTACCATTAGCTACCGAAAAAAATGTGGCAGGTGTTGCGGTACTAGCTATGCTAGAAAAATTAAACAACACTACAGATGGGTTTGAAATTGAAATTTATAAAAACATTAAGCCTGGAAGTGGAATAGGAAGTTCTGCAGCAAGTAGTACAGGTGCTGTTTATGGAGTAAATGAATTGTTAGGAAAACCTTTTAACAATCATGATTTAATTGAATTTGCCATGAAAGGCGAAGAACTGGCAAGTGGTGTTCCACACGCCGATAATGTTGCTCCTGCTTTATTGGGAGGATTTACATTAGTACGTTCTACCACTCCTTTAGATGTAATTAAATTAAATACACCATCATTATTATATGCAACGGTTATTCATCCTCAAATAGAGGTAAAAACTGCTGATGCTCGTCAAATCTTAAAAAGTAAATTAAGATTAAAAACAGCCATTACACAATGGGGGAATATTGGGGCTTTGGTTAGTGCATTATATACAGAAGATTACGATTTGTTATCTCGTTCTTTACACGATGAAATTGTAGAACCTATTCGTTCTATTTTAATTCCAGCTTTTGATAAAGTAAAAGAAGAGTGTAAAAACGCTGGAGCTTTAGGTTCTGGAATTTCAGGATCAGGTCCTTCTATTTTTGCTTTGAGTAAAGGTGAAGAAACGGCTCATAAAGTAGCAGAGGCAATGAAAGCTGTGTATGATAAAGTAGGAGTTTCTTATGATATCCACATCTCTAAAATTAATGATCAAGGGATTAAAATTTTAGAATCTTGA
- the thrA gene encoding bifunctional aspartate kinase/homoserine dehydrogenase I: protein MKILKFGGSSIASAANINRVIDILKSTSENTQIAVVFSAINKTTDALINTASKAQKQDDTYNVDLSELENNHFDIVRELIPVNNQSGVLSGVKKIFNQLESILEGVYLLQELSAKTNDTIVSYGEFLSTFIITKALQCQEIDAAYKNSGELIITNSNYGNATPIVDITNKNIKDYFNSSNHNITVLPGFIACSEQGEKTTLGRGGSDYTAAILAAALEVEQLEIWTDVSGMYTANPKLVKQARPITTLSYSEAMELSHFGASVLYPPTVQPVMDKNIPLYIKNTFQPEDSGSFITNENVKGGGVVKGISHIDNIALATVEGNGLIGIPGVSKRLFSALSEKKVNVILITQASSEHSICIAIDGGDVEKAELAIQDEFAYELSLGKIDPLHTQTKMAIVAIVGEEMKSHQGISGRMFSALGKDNVNIHAIAQGASERNISTVIDAKNVKKALNGLHAEFFEGHITKLNLFVVGVGNVGGKLLEQIEKQKAYLLDKLQLSIEVVGMANSKKMIFNEEGIDISADWKQNLIDNGEELNLDLFHEYVKEMNLSNSVFVDNTANATIAGLYASYLKESIGVVTCNKIAASSDYEVYAELKRLSQEYNAPYLFETNVGAGLPIINTLNNLVQSGDQIVKIQAVASGSLNFIFNSFVGDANFAKIVDEAGELGFTEPDPRIDLSGVDVARKILILARESGAKMNLEDIENKTFLPKASLEADSIADFKKTLIAEAAHFEAIKEKAAANNAELKYVAEFVNGKANVSLQEVDSKHPFSNLQGSDNIVLFFTERYPEFPLIVKGAGAGADVTASGIFADIIRIGKG, encoded by the coding sequence ATGAAAATTTTAAAATTCGGTGGTTCTTCAATCGCCTCAGCAGCAAATATTAATCGCGTAATAGATATCTTAAAATCGACTAGCGAAAACACTCAAATCGCAGTTGTTTTTTCTGCTATTAATAAAACTACAGATGCTTTAATTAATACTGCATCAAAAGCTCAAAAACAAGATGATACTTATAACGTTGATTTAAGTGAGTTAGAAAATAATCATTTTGATATTGTTCGTGAATTAATTCCAGTAAACAACCAAAGTGGAGTATTAAGTGGTGTTAAAAAAATATTCAACCAACTAGAAAGTATTCTAGAAGGGGTTTATTTATTACAAGAACTTTCGGCAAAAACTAATGATACTATTGTTAGTTATGGTGAATTCTTATCAACTTTTATCATCACCAAAGCTTTACAATGTCAAGAAATTGATGCTGCATATAAAAATAGTGGAGAGTTAATTATTACCAATAGTAATTATGGTAATGCAACTCCTATTGTTGATATAACAAATAAAAATATTAAGGATTACTTTAATAGTAGTAACCACAACATTACTGTATTGCCAGGGTTTATTGCTTGTAGCGAACAAGGAGAAAAAACTACTTTAGGTCGTGGTGGGTCAGATTATACTGCTGCTATTTTAGCCGCTGCTTTAGAAGTAGAGCAATTAGAGATTTGGACAGATGTAAGTGGAATGTACACTGCCAACCCTAAATTGGTTAAACAAGCAAGGCCAATTACAACTTTGTCTTATAGTGAGGCAATGGAGTTATCTCATTTTGGAGCTTCTGTTTTATATCCGCCAACTGTTCAACCGGTTATGGATAAAAATATTCCTTTGTATATCAAGAATACTTTTCAGCCAGAAGATTCAGGTTCTTTTATTACCAATGAAAATGTAAAAGGAGGTGGTGTTGTTAAAGGAATTAGCCACATTGATAACATTGCTTTAGCTACGGTTGAAGGTAATGGATTGATTGGAATCCCAGGGGTTTCTAAAAGATTATTCAGTGCTTTATCAGAGAAAAAAGTAAATGTTATTTTAATCACTCAAGCTTCCTCAGAACATTCTATTTGTATTGCTATTGATGGTGGTGATGTTGAAAAAGCAGAGTTGGCTATTCAAGATGAATTTGCATATGAATTAAGTTTAGGAAAAATAGATCCTTTACACACTCAAACTAAGATGGCTATTGTAGCTATTGTTGGTGAAGAGATGAAAAGTCATCAAGGAATTAGCGGAAGAATGTTTAGTGCTTTAGGAAAAGACAATGTAAATATTCATGCCATTGCTCAAGGTGCTTCAGAAAGAAATATTTCTACAGTTATTGATGCCAAAAATGTTAAAAAAGCTTTAAATGGTTTACATGCTGAGTTTTTTGAAGGACATATTACCAAGTTAAACTTGTTTGTTGTTGGTGTTGGTAATGTTGGTGGAAAATTATTAGAACAAATAGAAAAGCAAAAAGCTTATTTATTAGATAAATTACAATTAAGTATAGAGGTTGTAGGTATGGCAAACTCTAAAAAAATGATTTTTAATGAAGAAGGAATTGATATTTCTGCTGATTGGAAACAAAACTTAATTGATAATGGAGAGGAATTAAATTTAGATTTATTCCATGAGTATGTAAAAGAAATGAACTTGAGTAATAGTGTGTTTGTAGATAATACTGCCAACGCAACCATTGCTGGTTTATACGCTAGTTACTTAAAAGAAAGTATTGGGGTGGTTACTTGTAACAAAATTGCTGCTTCATCTGATTATGAAGTATATGCTGAGTTAAAAAGATTATCTCAAGAATACAACGCACCATATTTATTCGAAACCAATGTTGGTGCCGGATTACCAATTATTAATACATTAAATAATTTAGTGCAATCTGGAGATCAAATTGTAAAGATTCAAGCAGTGGCTTCTGGTTCATTAAACTTTATTTTTAATTCTTTTGTTGGAGATGCTAATTTTGCAAAAATTGTTGATGAAGCTGGAGAGTTAGGATTTACAGAACCTGATCCAAGAATTGATTTAAGTGGGGTAGATGTAGCTCGTAAAATTTTAATTTTGGCTCGTGAAAGTGGTGCTAAAATGAATTTAGAAGATATAGAAAATAAAACTTTCTTACCTAAAGCAAGTTTAGAAGCCGATTCTATTGCTGATTTTAAAAAGACACTAATTGCTGAGGCTGCTCATTTTGAAGCTATCAAAGAAAAAGCCGCTGCAAATAATGCTGAATTAAAATATGTGGCAGAGTTTGTAAATGGTAAAGCAAATGTTTCTTTACAAGAAGTTGATAGTAAACATCCGTTCTCTAACTTACAAGGAAGTGATAATATAGTTTTATTCTTTACAGAAAGATATCCAGAGTTTCCTTTAATTGTAAAAGGAGCTGGTGCTGGAGCTGATGTAACTGCTTCAGGAATTTTTGCTGATATCATTAGAATTGGTAAAGGATAA
- a CDS encoding DUF4960 domain-containing protein: MKTITLKLIAIFFLLQCYNSKAQSKSIAFLGQAPTYNDNIPAAADGFTYDDDRAAAVWFMEVFIPSQADISGAYFSFQDVAEGADISSYDAIWIQSDGATYPERLNDWPRGTTEGDGVTRHCVIKETGFEWNGGDAACIALEDAFISSIRSFYEAGGNIFLGNYAGKALEVIGTFDGLTDSGEYRPNQTFGDVTVNAANTAGGWSTNWSGDSLSSYILDITTAEATCSFSTQSIEFLSADTEKKNRACQYNLDFGRIYDDVGGTIADRRTEFESTLNAEILLDNCDGNEIQGAQFNPRTGGHGTIVWYGSGVYDWYAPGTGNNNNVKLLTKNTLASLAGVTLKTNDINYNDDISIYPNPVVNYLKINYTGRIKSEIYDLSGRKILVTTSKKVNFSDYANGIYILRVTDIDSKKTYFSKIIK; the protein is encoded by the coding sequence ATGAAAACTATTACTTTAAAATTAATTGCTATCTTTTTTTTACTACAATGCTACAATTCGAAAGCACAATCTAAGAGCATCGCTTTTTTAGGACAAGCGCCTACTTATAATGATAATATCCCTGCTGCTGCTGATGGATTTACTTATGATGACGATAGAGCGGCTGCTGTTTGGTTTATGGAAGTTTTTATTCCGTCACAAGCAGATATTAGTGGAGCATATTTTTCATTTCAAGATGTAGCTGAAGGTGCTGATATCAGTAGCTATGATGCTATTTGGATACAAAGTGATGGAGCAACTTATCCTGAACGTTTAAATGATTGGCCTAGAGGAACTACTGAAGGAGATGGTGTTACAAGACACTGTGTAATTAAAGAAACTGGTTTTGAATGGAATGGTGGTGATGCTGCATGTATTGCTTTAGAAGATGCTTTTATTAGTAGTATTCGTTCTTTTTATGAAGCTGGAGGAAATATCTTTTTAGGAAACTATGCTGGAAAAGCTTTAGAGGTTATTGGAACTTTTGATGGATTAACAGATTCTGGGGAATATAGACCTAATCAAACTTTTGGTGATGTTACTGTAAATGCTGCGAATACTGCAGGTGGATGGAGTACTAACTGGAGTGGTGATTCTTTAAGTTCATATATTTTAGACATTACAACTGCCGAAGCTACTTGTTCTTTTTCTACACAATCTATTGAGTTTTTATCTGCTGACACTGAAAAGAAAAATCGTGCATGCCAATACAATTTAGATTTTGGAAGAATTTATGATGATGTTGGTGGAACAATTGCTGATAGAAGAACGGAATTTGAAAGTACTTTGAATGCAGAAATATTATTAGACAATTGTGATGGAAATGAAATCCAGGGAGCTCAATTCAATCCAAGAACAGGTGGACACGGAACTATAGTTTGGTACGGATCTGGAGTATATGATTGGTATGCTCCAGGAACAGGAAACAACAATAATGTTAAGTTGTTAACTAAAAACACCTTAGCTAGCCTGGCAGGTGTTACTTTAAAGACTAATGATATTAACTATAATGATGATATTTCTATATATCCAAATCCTGTAGTTAATTATTTAAAAATCAATTATACAGGAAGAATTAAATCGGAGATATACGATTTAAGCGGCAGAAAAATATTAGTAACTACTTCTAAAAAGGTAAATTTTAGCGATTATGCAAATGGTATTTATATTCTTAGAGTGACTGATATTGATTCTAAGAAAACTTATTTTTCTAAAATTATAAAATAA
- a CDS encoding acyl-CoA dehydrogenase family protein, which yields MSIKDIKNISYDVFLKDFKDTLKSVFYEKDDIQKFSQVRGFPSLVFRDIMAKKPLSVAIPTEYGGRGVKVKECLGILEAASYESLPLSLTFGINIALFLEPVAKYAKPEVKAPIFKRFLEERNMGGLMITEPSFGSDALSMETSNTYKDGKYHIQGYKHWQGLTGLADYWLITSRKKGEDGRLGRDIDFFIADNQDPEQRVIVDEYYNNAGLYAIPYGNNKLDLKVPENQKLEGGSTGIKLMLDLLHRSRMQFPGMAMGFIKRMMDEAIDHCTNRIVGGKNLLALDKVKEQIANIQSAFTVCSAMCARSAEHSGIDNELAMDQVEANSMKSVITDMMQASAQTLVQLSGSSGYKEENIGARGIMDSRAFMIFEGSNEMLYTQISEAVMKLMKRKKITNLFDFLKEYDLTIKSSEFFKEILNFNLNMELPQRKMVDLGKIIGRVVSANFVIDLGIKGFRADLVSECITSLKHEVTACVSSLTFQENTNLITDYKQDSTWLNLV from the coding sequence ATGTCAATTAAAGATATTAAAAACATTTCTTATGATGTTTTTTTAAAGGATTTTAAAGATACTTTAAAAAGCGTTTTTTATGAGAAAGATGATATCCAAAAGTTTAGCCAAGTAAGAGGTTTTCCTTCTTTGGTTTTTAGAGATATCATGGCTAAAAAGCCTTTATCAGTAGCTATTCCTACCGAATACGGAGGAAGAGGAGTAAAAGTAAAAGAATGCTTAGGGATATTAGAAGCTGCTTCTTACGAATCTTTACCTCTATCCTTAACTTTTGGAATTAACATAGCATTATTTTTAGAACCTGTTGCTAAATACGCTAAGCCAGAAGTAAAAGCTCCAATTTTTAAGCGTTTTCTAGAAGAAAGAAATATGGGAGGTTTAATGATTACAGAACCTAGTTTTGGGTCAGATGCCTTAAGTATGGAAACTTCTAACACTTACAAAGATGGAAAATACCACATTCAAGGGTATAAACATTGGCAAGGATTAACAGGTTTAGCAGATTACTGGTTGATTACCTCTCGTAAAAAAGGAGAAGATGGAAGATTAGGTAGAGATATCGACTTTTTTATTGCTGATAACCAAGATCCAGAACAAAGAGTTATTGTTGATGAATACTACAACAACGCTGGTTTATATGCTATTCCTTATGGAAACAATAAATTAGACCTAAAAGTTCCTGAAAATCAAAAATTAGAAGGAGGTAGTACAGGTATTAAATTAATGTTAGACTTATTACACCGTTCTAGAATGCAATTCCCTGGTATGGCTATGGGATTCATTAAAAGAATGATGGACGAAGCTATTGATCACTGTACCAACAGAATTGTAGGTGGTAAAAACTTATTAGCTTTAGATAAAGTAAAAGAGCAAATAGCCAACATTCAGTCTGCTTTTACAGTATGTTCTGCCATGTGTGCACGTAGTGCTGAACACAGTGGGATTGACAATGAATTAGCAATGGATCAAGTAGAAGCTAATAGTATGAAATCTGTAATTACAGATATGATGCAAGCCTCTGCTCAAACTTTAGTACAGTTATCTGGTTCTTCTGGTTACAAAGAAGAAAACATTGGTGCTAGAGGAATTATGGACAGTAGAGCTTTTATGATTTTTGAAGGGTCTAACGAAATGTTATACACTCAAATATCTGAAGCTGTAATGAAGTTGATGAAACGTAAAAAAATCACCAACTTATTTGACTTCTTAAAAGAATACGATTTAACTATTAAATCATCTGAATTCTTTAAAGAGATTTTAAACTTTAACCTTAATATGGAGCTGCCACAGCGTAAAATGGTAGACTTAGGTAAAATTATTGGTAGAGTGGTTTCTGCAAACTTTGTAATTGATTTAGGAATTAAAGGATTTAGAGCTGATTTGGTTTCTGAATGTATTACTTCTTTAAAACACGAGGTAACTGCTTGTGTAAGTTCTTTAACTTTCCAAGAAAACACAAACTTAATTACAGATTACAAACAAGATAGTACTTGGCTAAATTTAGTCTAA
- the thrC gene encoding threonine synthase — protein MKYFSLNEKAPNVSFRDAVVNGIAPDRGLYFPESITPLSKEFINNLDNYSNNEIAYEIIKQFVGDEIPEQDLKQIIEETLCFDFPVVPIEENIGSLELFHGPTMAFKDVGGRFMARCLGYFNKKEKNDKDITVLVATSGDTGGAVASGFLGVQGVNVVILYPSGKVSDVQEKQLTALGQNITALEVDGAFDDCQDMVKTAFLDESLNEYRTLTSANSINVARWLPQAFYFFFAYKQLKDKSKDIVFSVPSGNFGNICAGMIAQKLGLPIKEFITGTNVNRVVPAYLESGKYEPKPTIATISNAMDVGAPSNFIRIEKLHDFDVEKLRNNLKGYSYTDAEATAAMGHLYKKFNYVAEPHGAIGYLALKNYLKTATNTQGVFLETAHPVKFMDVLYPGVAETIELPEQIKAVIDKPKVSIKISDYKGLTDFLKS, from the coding sequence ATGAAATATTTTAGTTTAAACGAAAAAGCTCCTAATGTCTCTTTTAGAGATGCTGTTGTAAATGGAATTGCTCCAGACAGAGGTTTATATTTCCCTGAAAGTATCACACCATTATCAAAAGAATTTATTAATAATTTAGATAATTATAGTAATAACGAAATTGCTTACGAAATCATTAAGCAATTTGTAGGTGATGAAATTCCAGAACAAGATTTAAAACAAATCATAGAAGAAACATTATGTTTTGATTTTCCTGTAGTTCCAATCGAGGAGAATATAGGATCTTTAGAGTTGTTTCATGGACCAACAATGGCTTTTAAAGACGTAGGTGGTCGTTTTATGGCTCGTTGTTTAGGGTACTTTAATAAAAAAGAAAAAAACGATAAAGATATCACTGTTTTAGTGGCTACTTCGGGTGATACTGGAGGAGCAGTAGCAAGTGGTTTCTTAGGAGTTCAAGGTGTTAATGTTGTTATTTTATACCCTAGTGGTAAGGTTTCTGATGTACAAGAAAAACAATTAACAGCTTTAGGACAAAATATTACTGCTTTAGAAGTAGATGGTGCTTTTGATGATTGTCAAGACATGGTAAAAACTGCTTTTTTAGATGAGTCTTTAAACGAATATAGAACCTTAACATCTGCAAACTCTATCAATGTAGCTCGTTGGTTACCGCAAGCATTTTACTTTTTCTTTGCTTACAAACAATTAAAAGATAAATCAAAAGACATTGTGTTTTCTGTTCCTAGTGGAAACTTTGGAAATATTTGTGCAGGAATGATTGCTCAAAAATTAGGGTTACCAATTAAAGAATTTATTACAGGTACCAATGTAAATAGAGTAGTTCCAGCTTATTTAGAGTCTGGAAAATACGAACCAAAACCAACTATTGCTACTATTTCTAACGCAATGGATGTTGGTGCGCCTAGTAATTTTATCAGAATAGAAAAATTACATGATTTTGATGTAGAAAAATTACGTAACAATTTAAAAGGATACTCTTATACAGATGCCGAAGCAACAGCAGCAATGGGGCATTTATATAAAAAGTTTAACTACGTTGCAGAGCCACACGGGGCAATTGGTTATTTGGCTTTAAAAAATTATTTAAAAACAGCAACCAATACACAAGGAGTGTTTTTAGAAACAGCTCACCCTGTTAAATTTATGGATGTTTTATATCCTGGAGTTGCAGAAACTATTGAGTTACCAGAGCAAATTAAAGCTGTAATAGACAAACCAAAGGTTTCTATTAAAATATCAGATTATAAAGGATTGACAGATTTTTTAAAGTCTTAA
- the gcvT gene encoding glycine cleavage system aminomethyltransferase GcvT, with translation MKNTALTHIHEKLGAKMVPFAGFNMPVQYEGVKVEHETVRTAVGVFDVSHMGEFLLEGPNALALIQKVCSNDASKLAIGDAQYACMPNEDGGIVDDLLIYRVKEELYLLVVNASNIEKDWNWIEKHNDLNVAMKNLSDIYSLLAIQGPKTTEALQSLTSVDLASIPFYKFVVGDFAGIEHVIISATGYTGAGGFEIYCKNDEVAQVWEKVFEAGKEFGIKPIGLAARDTLRLEMGYCLYGNDINDTTSPIEAGLGWVTKFNKDFINKENILAQKENGVAKKLVGFEVVDKGIARHDYPIVDADGNKIGIVTSGTMSPSLNKAIGLGYVTTENSKIGDEIYIEVRKKQIKAKVVKLPFYKG, from the coding sequence ATGAAAAATACAGCACTTACACACATACACGAAAAATTAGGAGCTAAAATGGTTCCATTTGCAGGGTTTAATATGCCTGTTCAATACGAAGGAGTAAAAGTAGAACACGAAACAGTAAGAACTGCTGTGGGGGTTTTTGATGTTTCTCATATGGGAGAGTTTTTGTTAGAAGGACCAAACGCTTTGGCTTTGATTCAGAAAGTTTGTTCTAACGACGCTAGTAAATTGGCTATTGGCGATGCACAATACGCTTGTATGCCAAATGAAGATGGTGGTATTGTAGATGATTTGTTGATTTATCGCGTTAAAGAGGAATTATATCTTTTGGTGGTGAATGCCTCTAACATAGAAAAAGATTGGAATTGGATAGAAAAGCATAACGATTTAAACGTGGCGATGAAAAATCTATCTGATATTTATTCTTTATTAGCCATTCAAGGTCCTAAAACAACAGAAGCTTTACAAAGTTTAACTTCTGTAGACTTGGCTTCGATTCCTTTTTACAAGTTTGTTGTGGGAGATTTTGCCGGAATAGAACATGTAATTATTTCAGCAACTGGATACACTGGAGCAGGAGGTTTTGAAATTTATTGTAAAAATGATGAGGTTGCCCAGGTTTGGGAAAAAGTTTTTGAAGCTGGAAAAGAATTTGGAATCAAACCTATTGGATTAGCGGCACGTGATACTTTGCGTTTAGAAATGGGATATTGTTTGTATGGAAATGATATCAACGATACTACTTCTCCAATAGAAGCAGGATTGGGTTGGGTAACTAAATTCAATAAAGATTTTATCAATAAAGAAAATATTTTAGCTCAAAAGGAAAATGGTGTTGCTAAAAAGTTAGTAGGTTTTGAAGTTGTTGACAAAGGAATTGCAAGACATGATTATCCTATTGTTGATGCGGATGGAAATAAAATAGGAATTGTAACTTCTGGAACCATGTCACCAAGTTTAAACAAGGCTATTGGTTTAGGGTATGTAACTACAGAGAATAGTAAAATTGGTGATGAAATTTATATTGAAGTAAGAAAAAAACAAATCAAAGCAAAGGTGGTAAAATTACCTTTTTATAAAGGATAA
- the rmuC gene encoding DNA recombination protein RmuC produces MEMIYVLLSLLIGAAIGFAVAKKISALQAEKDLASTNEQINLLQKEIEYQQNSAKENIARLEQSLLDSKKEQEKIAENAKIDLEQLRHQKEEQLSELTKEKEVLAVTLERANAKTEELSTDLRENKAEIEKLQEKFTKEFENLANKILEEKSKTFSDQNQKNINDILKPLQEKIQSFEKKVEDTNKESIDRNSGLRQQIESLKDLNNKMSKDAENLTKALKGDSKTQGNWGEMILERVLEKSGLEKGREYELEKSFDTNMESKTRLRPDVIINLPDNRKMIVDSKVTLTAYEKLVSSEEESERTQYVKEHLLSLNRHIEQLSAKKYSELYQIESPDFVLMFIPIEPAFALALEQDAELYNKAFAKNIVIVTPSTLLATLRTIESMWKNEKQQKNALEIATQATRLYEQFVSLTEELIKLGKQLKTVEGTYDTTMKKLTGRGNLIVKVENLKQLGIKTNSKEFNQKLLERASEEA; encoded by the coding sequence ATGGAAATGATATATGTATTGTTAAGTCTTTTGATTGGTGCAGCTATTGGTTTTGCTGTGGCTAAAAAAATTAGTGCTTTACAGGCCGAAAAAGATTTAGCATCAACTAATGAGCAAATCAATTTATTACAAAAAGAAATAGAATATCAGCAAAATAGTGCTAAAGAAAATATAGCTAGGTTAGAACAATCTTTGTTAGATAGTAAAAAAGAGCAGGAAAAAATAGCTGAAAATGCTAAGATTGATTTAGAGCAACTTCGTCATCAAAAGGAAGAGCAGTTATCAGAACTTACTAAAGAAAAAGAAGTTTTGGCTGTTACTCTAGAAAGAGCAAATGCCAAAACAGAAGAACTTTCTACAGATTTGAGAGAAAACAAAGCTGAAATTGAAAAGTTACAGGAAAAGTTTACCAAAGAGTTTGAAAATTTGGCGAATAAAATTTTAGAAGAAAAATCTAAAACGTTCTCAGATCAAAATCAAAAGAATATTAATGATATTTTAAAACCACTTCAAGAAAAAATTCAATCATTCGAAAAAAAGGTCGAAGACACTAATAAAGAAAGTATTGATAGAAACTCAGGTTTAAGACAGCAAATAGAAAGTTTAAAGGACTTAAACAATAAGATGAGTAAAGATGCTGAGAATTTAACAAAAGCATTAAAAGGAGATAGCAAAACCCAAGGAAATTGGGGAGAAATGATTTTGGAGCGTGTGCTAGAAAAGTCTGGCTTAGAAAAAGGTAGAGAATATGAATTAGAGAAGAGTTTTGATACCAATATGGAATCTAAAACTCGTTTAAGACCCGATGTGATTATTAATTTACCAGACAATCGTAAAATGATTGTAGATTCTAAAGTAACATTAACAGCTTATGAAAAATTAGTCAGTTCTGAGGAAGAATCAGAAAGAACACAATATGTTAAAGAACACTTATTGTCGCTAAATAGACATATTGAACAATTAAGTGCAAAGAAATATTCTGAATTATATCAAATAGAATCACCAGATTTTGTTTTGATGTTTATACCTATAGAACCTGCATTTGCATTGGCTTTAGAACAAGATGCTGAATTATATAACAAAGCGTTTGCTAAAAATATTGTTATTGTTACTCCAAGTACACTGTTAGCTACTTTGCGTACCATAGAAAGTATGTGGAAAAATGAAAAGCAACAAAAAAATGCTTTAGAAATTGCTACACAGGCAACACGTTTGTATGAGCAGTTTGTATCACTAACCGAAGAACTAATAAAATTAGGTAAACAATTAAAAACTGTTGAAGGTACTTATGATACTACCATGAAAAAATTAACAGGTAGGGGGAACCTAATAGTAAAAGTTGAGAATTTAAAGCAACTTGGGATTAAAACAAACAGTAAAGAATTTAACCAAAAACTACTAGAAAGAGCCTCAGAAGAAGCATAA